A genomic segment from Capra hircus breed San Clemente chromosome 15, ASM170441v1, whole genome shotgun sequence encodes:
- the ACCS gene encoding 1-aminocyclopropane-1-carboxylate synthase-like protein 1: MFTLPQKESRMTTACPDSDSIQGLASNKGDGLERECSRKPDQKPLKFYGVGDPAAVLPSSSPYLSSRGSVIKWFWDSAEEGYRTYHMDEYDEDKNPSGIINLGTSENKLCFDLLSRRLSQSDMLHVEPALLQYPDWRGHLFLREEVARFLSFYCRSPAPLKPENVVVLNGCASLFSALAMVLCEAGEAFLIPAPYYGAITQHVYLYGNVRLVCVYLDSEVTGLETRPFQLTVEKLEMALQGANSEGVKVKGLILINPQNPLGDVYSPGELQEYLEFAKRHELHVMVDEVYMLSVFEESSGYRSVLSLERLPDPQRTHVMWATSKDFGMSGLRFGTLYTENRAVATAVASLCRYHGLSGLVQYQMAQLLRDHDWINQVYLPENHARLKAAHTYVSEDLRALGIPFVSHGAGFFIWVDLRKYLPEATFEEEELLWRRFLENKVLLSFGKAFECKEPGWFRLVFSDKTHRLRLGMQRVRQVLQGQPQLADGAPPRQIQEPRGPHR, translated from the exons ATGTTCACCCTCCCTCAGAAGGAATCCAGGATGACTACCGCCTGTCCAGATTCAGACTCCATACAGGGCCTGGCCAGTAACAAGGGAGATGGTCTGGAAAGAGAATGCTCCAGAAAACCCGACCAGAAGCCGCTGAAGTTCTACGGAGTGGGTGACCCTGCTGCCGTGCTCCCCTCCAGCAGCCCCTACCTGTCCTCTAGAGGAAGCGTCATTAAATGGTTCTGGGATTCAGCGGAGGAGGGCTACAGGACCTACCACATGGATGAATACGATGAGGACAAGAACCCCAGT GGCATCATTAACTTGGGCACCAGTGAGAACAAACTCTGCTTTGACCTTCTGTCTAGACGG CTGAGTCAGAGCGACATGCTGCACGTGGAGCCGGCCCTGTTGCAGTACCCCGACTGGAGGGGACATCTGTT CCTCCGGGAGGAAGTGGCCAGGTTCCTGTCTTTCTACTGCAGAAGCCCCGCACCCCTTAAACCGGAGAAT GTGGTGGTTCTGAACGGCTGtgcctctctcttctctgctctgGCCATGGTGCTGTGTGAGGCGGGGG AGGCTTTCCTGATCCCTGCCCCTTACTATGGAGCCATCACGCAGCACGTGTATCTCTATGGCAACGTCCGACTGGTCTGTGTCTATCTGGACAGTGAG GTCACTGGGCTGGAAACGCGCCCCTTCCAGCTCACAGTGGAGAAGCTGGAGATGGCCCTGCAAGGAGCTAATTCTGAG GGTGTGAAGGTCAAAGGCCTCATCCTCATCAACCCCCAGAATCCTCTGGGTGACGTCTATTCCCCAGGGGAGCTGCAGGAGTACCTGGAGTTTGCCAAGAG GCATGAGCTGCACGTGATGGTGGACGAGGTCTACATGCTGTCCGTGTTTGAGGAGTCTTCTGGGTACCGCAGTGTCCTGAGCCTGGAAAG GCTGCCTGACCCCCAGAGGACCCACGTGATGTGGGCGACTAGCAAG GACTTCGGGATGTCTGGGCTCCGCTTCGGCACGCTGTACACGGAAAACCGGGCTGTGGCCACGGCAGTGGCCTCCCTCTGCCGCTATCACGGCCTCAGCGGCCTGGTCCAGTATCAGATGGCACAGCTGCTCCGGGACCATG ACTGGATCAACCAAGTGTATCTGCCGGAAAACCACGCCCGGCTCAAGGCTGCCCACACCTATGTCTCGGAGGACCTCCGGGCCCTGGGTATCCCCTTTGTGAGCCATGGGGCCGGCTTCTTCATCTGGGTCGACTTGAGGAAG TACCTGCCCGAGGCCACCTTTGAGGAGGAGGAGCTACTCTGGCGTCGATTTTTGGAGAACAAGGTGCTGCTGTCCTTCGGCAAAGCCTTCGAGTGCAAAGAGCCTGGCTGGTTCCGCTTGGTCTTCTCCGACAAGACCCACCGGCTTCGCCTGG GGATGCAGAGGGTCCGACAGGTGCTTCAGGGCCAACCCCAGCTGGCAGACGGCGCCCCACCCCGCCAGATCCAGGAGCCACGAGGCCCCCACAGGTGA